The Ignicoccus hospitalis KIN4/I genome includes the window GCTCTCTCCACTTTGACAAAGATATCTGTCCCTACGTTATAGACGTGTTAATAGTGCACATCAACGAGTTGGAGAGGAAAGGTTACGTCTCATCCGAAGACGCAAAGACCTTAAAGGAGTTGCTGGAGCAGTTCGACTGTTCGGCCGACTTCGACGGCTACGAAGATATACACGAAGCCATAGAGTACTATTTAATTGAAAGGACCGGCGCCGCCAAGCAGATAAACCTCGGTAAGAGCCGAAACGACCAAGTTGCGACCGCCATAAGGTTAAGGGTCAGGGAGGAGCTTCTGGAGTCCGCGACCGCGCTGTACCACCTCTTAAAGGCTCTATACGCGAAGGCCAAACTCCACGAAGAAGTCTTCTTTCCGACGTTCACTCACCTACAGCCCGCCCAGCCGGCCAACTTCGGGCTCTTCTTAACCAACTTCGCTGAGGAAATAGTAGACAGTTTCGGACTATTGGAAGTCGCGTTAGAAATTACTGACAAGTGCCCCTTAGGGGCCGCGGCCGCCGCGGGAAGCACCGTAGACCTAGACCGCCGGAGGAGGTGTGAAGAGCTGTGTTTCAAAGACTTAGCATATAACACGCTTTACGCCACCACTTCGAGGGACTTCGCGCTAGTCTCTTTGGGAGCTCTAGCTAGCCTTTCGATACCCTTGCTCCGGTTCGTCGAAGACGTGTTCGTTTATGCCACCCCACCTTTCAGCTTGATAAGGGTTCCCTTGGACCACGCCGGAACCTCTTCGATAATGCCCCACAAGAAGAACCCGGCGACGCTGGAAGTGGTTAGGGCAGAGC containing:
- the argH gene encoding argininosuccinate lyase, with the translated sequence MGYRGYALGSQPRWLADFISSLHFDKDICPYVIDVLIVHINELERKGYVSSEDAKTLKELLEQFDCSADFDGYEDIHEAIEYYLIERTGAAKQINLGKSRNDQVATAIRLRVREELLESATALYHLLKALYAKAKLHEEVFFPTFTHLQPAQPANFGLFLTNFAEEIVDSFGLLEVALEITDKCPLGAAAAAGSTVDLDRRRRCEELCFKDLAYNTLYATTSRDFALVSLGALASLSIPLLRFVEDVFVYATPPFSLIRVPLDHAGTSSIMPHKKNPATLEVVRAELSKLLGHYVSAFSILKGLTSGYNLDLQQLTPLLWQAFKTFRKSVIVITDFLWKMEVNEERAKEFLRYPLLAADLAEYLVKNKGLTFRDAYATVARALKEHNDDLARAAEGLVGDEWKVVEKGALTFRKAPGAPGNLGPVFVKIERAMSRIARLVVVREELRQCPNS